The proteins below come from a single uncultured Carboxylicivirga sp. genomic window:
- a CDS encoding ABC transporter ATP-binding protein: protein MNVIEVKKLTKIYNDSEVKVHAVQGIDLEIQEGEFTAIVGPSGCGKTTFLNMLGGLDQPTEGTIRIGNTMVNELHSSELIDFRLHNIGFVFQAYNLIPVLTAKENVEFIMQLQGRKKEERDQRAISLLTEVGLGDRIDARPSRLSGGQQQRVAVARALASKPKFVLADEPTANLDSTSTETLLDIMEKLNREENITFIFSTHDARVVNKARRVIQLEDGKIIKDERKG, encoded by the coding sequence ATGAATGTAATTGAAGTAAAAAAACTGACTAAGATATATAACGATTCAGAAGTAAAAGTACATGCTGTACAAGGTATCGATCTTGAAATTCAAGAGGGTGAATTTACCGCAATTGTTGGGCCATCAGGATGTGGAAAAACCACCTTTCTGAATATGTTGGGAGGACTGGATCAACCTACCGAAGGAACCATCCGAATTGGTAACACTATGGTAAACGAACTACATTCATCCGAATTAATTGATTTCAGACTGCACAATATTGGTTTTGTTTTTCAGGCTTATAACCTGATACCTGTTTTAACCGCCAAAGAGAATGTGGAGTTTATTATGCAACTGCAAGGGCGAAAAAAGGAAGAGCGAGATCAAAGAGCAATTAGCTTGTTAACCGAAGTGGGGTTGGGTGATCGCATTGACGCACGACCATCACGACTCTCTGGAGGTCAGCAACAACGCGTGGCAGTAGCACGAGCCTTAGCCTCCAAACCTAAATTTGTTTTGGCTGATGAACCCACAGCCAATCTCGATTCTACTTCAACAGAAACCTTGCTTGATATTATGGAAAAGTTGAATCGCGAAGAAAATATCACATTCATATTCAGCACTCATGATGCACGTGTGGTGAATAAAGCACGTCGTGTTATACAGCTCGAAGACGGTAAAATCATTAAAGACGAACGTAAAGGCTAA